A region of Papilio machaon chromosome 14, ilPapMach1.1, whole genome shotgun sequence DNA encodes the following proteins:
- the LOC106710784 gene encoding uncharacterized protein LOC106710784: protein MKVLVIFALLAAAANAKSLNPLVPDNHSAYGYLQDVGVPEAERIQKAEEAYLRGRITGGVPAALGQIPYQAGLITDIIGITGRGVCGGTLISPDRVLTAAHCWYDGRHQAWRMTVVLGSELLFSGGNRQQTSVVAMHPNWIPLLVRNDIGVIYLHSPIALSATIAPIALPSDAEADKTFSGYRAIASGFGATSTGANITNNQFLSQVNLNVISNNACNIAFPSVIQSSNLCTSGLGGVGVCGGDSGGPLVTTNNGRQIVIGVTSFGIRFGCDIGYPSAFARVTSFLNFIRSNFYEYKRNFDFQKSEYVFCYFKMKLLLALVATVALANARYIEPEVPEYNTAYGYMQNYGIPLAQAIYKAEQENNDPRIIGGSAARLGQFPFQAGLISDIVGTSNRGVCGGSLVTTSRVLTAAHCWFDGRNQGWRFTVVLGSITLFSGGTRLESTNVVMHNNWNPNNARNDVAVIRLNSAVSTSANIATIALPSGSQLNENFAGNTATASGFGLTRQNGQITTSQFLSFVNLNVITNNVCSLAFPLIVQSSNICTSGSNGRGVCGGDSGGPLTVVRNNRPLLIGITSFGSGLGCERNLPSAYARVTSFMNFINQNI, encoded by the exons ATGAAGGTGTTAGTGATCTTTGCGTTGCTCGCTGCAGCAGCCAATGCCAAATCTCTTAACCCTTTAGTACCTGACAATCACTCGGCTTACGGGTATTTGCAAGATGTTGGTGTCCCTGAAGCTGAAAGGATTCAAAAAGCAGAAGAAGCATATCTGAGGGGAAGAATTACTGGGGGAGTTCCCGCTGCTCTTGGTCAAATTCCCTATCag GCTGGCCTGATCACTGACATAATCGGAATCACCGGTCGTGGAGTATGCGGTGGTACGCTTATTTCTCCAGATAGAGTGTTGACTGCCGCACATTGCTGGTACGATGGTAGACATCAGGCGTGGAGGATGACCGTGGTTCTCGGCTCTGAGTTGCTGTTCTCAGGTGGGAATAGGCAACAGACCAGCGTTGTGGCCATGCACCCCAACTGGATTCCGCTGCTGGTCAGAAATGACATCGGTGTCATCTATCTGCATTCACCTATAGCGCTATCAG cCACAATTGCACCCATTGCGCTGCCAAGTGATGCTGAAGCCGATAAGACCTTTTCTGGCTACCGCGCTATCGCTTCGGGCTTTGGTGCTACTAGCACAG GTGCTAACATTACAAACAACCAGTTCTTGAGCCAAGTGAATTTGAACGTGATATCAAACAATGCGTGCAACATTGCGTTCCCATCAGTCATCCAATCGTCAAACCTGTGCACTAGCGGTCTTGGCGGTGTGGGTGTTTGTGGCGGCGATTCTGGTGGCCCATTGGTTACCACCAATAACGGCCGACAGATTGtg ATTGGAGTGACTTCCTTCGGCATTCGTTTCGGCTGTGACATCGGATATCCGTCGGCATTCGCTAGAGTTACTTCATTCCTGAATTTCATAAGATcgaattt ttatgaatataaaagaaattttgattttcaaaaatCGGAGTACGTTTTctgttatttcaaaatgaaGTTACTTCTGGCTCTTGTTGCAACTGTTGCCTTGGCTAACGCGAGGTACATTGAGCCAGAGGTTCCTGAGTACAACACCGCGTATGGCTACATGCAGAACTATGGTATCCCACTAGCACAGGCCATCTACAAAGCTGAACAGGAAAACAATGATCCCAGAATTATCGGAGGATCTGCGGCTAGATTGGGACAATTCCCGTTCCAG GCTGGACTTATCTCTGATATCGTAGGCACCAGCAACCGTGGTGTCTGCGGCGGTTCGTTGGTGACCACGTCCAGGGTGTTGACTGCTGCTCACTGCTGGTTCGACGGCCGCAACCAGGGCTGGAGATTCACGGTCGTGTTAGGTTCCATCACTCTCTTCAGCGGTGGCACCAGGCTGGAAAGTACCAACGTTGTTATGCACAATAACTGGAACCCGAACAACGCCCGTAATGATGTCGCTGTTATTCGCCTAAACAGCGCTGTATCCACATCTG ccaACATCGCAACAATTGCTCTGCCGTCTGGCTCCCAATTGAACGAGAACTTTGCGGGTAACACTGCTACCGCATCTGGCTTCGGTCTTACCAGACAAA ATGGTCAGATTACTACTAGTCAATTCTTGAGCTTCGTCAACTTGAATGTGATCACGAACAATGTTTGCTCTTTGGCGTTCCCACTGATTGTCCAGTCTTCCAACATTTGTACCAGCGGCTCTAACGGTAGAGGTGTGTGCGGTGGCGATTCTGGCGGGCCCTTGACTGTTGTGAGGAACAACAGACCGCTCTTA ATCGGTATCACGTCGTTCGGCTCTGGTCTCGGCTGCGAGAGGAACCTGCCTTCCGCATATGCGAGAGTCACCTCCTTTATGAACTTCATCAACcagaacatttaa